Genomic DNA from Panthera uncia isolate 11264 chromosome E3, Puncia_PCG_1.0, whole genome shotgun sequence:
agagagaaggagacacagaatctgaaacaggctccaggctctgagctgtcagcacagagcctgatgcgggcttgaactcacggaccccgagatcatgacctgagccgaagtcggccgcttaccgaccgagccacccaggcgcccctaaacccaactttttttttaaaaagtttatttatttattttgagagagacagggcacatgcatgcatgagtgagtgcatgggagaggggcagagagagaagtagagagaatcccaagcaggctctgagccatcagagcagagcccagggcagggctcaaactcacgaccatgagatcatgacctgagctgaaatcaagagtcaggtgcttaaccaactgagccaccaggcgccccatggcttttttcacatattataaagtctaaataatattccactgtatagataATATCCCACATTTTCTAAATCAAGAGGAAGTAGAAAGCCTGAACAAATCAGTAACAAATAGGGAGATtggtcagtaatcaaaaacctcttaacaaagaaaagcccaggacgaGATGATTTCATGgctgaattctactaaacattccAAGAACTAACACAaatccttcttaaactcttcctAAAGTAGACGAGGAAACACCTCCAAACCCATTTTATGAGGTCACCATCACCTGATCCCAAAACCAAAGagactgcaagaaaaaaaaaactcgagGTCAGTATTCCTGATGATCACAGGTGCAAAAGCCTCAATATGATCCTGGCAAgctgcatttatattttattttttaaaaccagacCATCTATTATCTGTGACTAATTGTTGAAATCCTTAAGAAGAACTGATGCTGCAACAGCTGCCCTCTTGGGTTTAGGCGTTGTTCCTTCACAGAATCCACGCCTGACTCCACGGTACACAATTTTTACATGCCTGGTTCGACTGGTCCTGGTGGTTTTTCGTCTTTGAGCCTTGGCACTCTTCTGCTCGGCAGAATAGTCACATTTGCCATaggttgatttctttctttttgcttttttaatgtttatttgtttgtttttgagggagagcgagagagatagcacatgcgtgcatgtgtgcaagtggggcagagagagagagcacatgcgtgcaagtgcaagaggggcagagagaaagagagagagggagacaaagaatcctaagcaggctccagaccctgagctgtcagcacagagcccaacgtggggcttgaacctatgaacctcgagatcgtgacctgagccaaagtcggacacttaaccgactgagccacctaggcgcccctggccCAGGTTGACTTCTGAAGGTGGCAGGCCTTAGGGCGGTGGCACAACACGTGTGTCTTATTGCAGTGCTTTCCAAATGATGATGTCCCCTTCATCATCTTGTTTCTGCAGCCAAGACCAAAGAGGTAAACTGCATTTAGCAGTACATTAAGAGGACGATGTACcatggccaagtgggatttatccctggaatgcaaggatagttcaacacTAGGTAGGATTTAGACATCTACATTCATAAGTGAAATGGGCATCTAATTTTCATTAGAACATTGATCTCTGGTTTTAGACTCAGGACCACACCAGTTTCATGTTATCTGGGaagctttctcttcctttctctctctctctctctctctctctctctctctctctctctgtctcaaattgTTTCTTGGCAGTTGGGTAAAATCCActtagaaaaccaagaaacagatccCTAACTCTAAggacacactgatggttaccagaggggaagggtgaACTAGGggacagggattaaggagggcgTTTGCTGTCATGAGCACCAGTTGATGTATGTTGGtgttgaatccctatattgtacacctgaaactaatattacactgtatgttaactacctggaatttaaataaaaacttaaaagaaaaaaagcaccgATATGGAATTTTGAGGCAATGGAGGTCTTGGTGACTCTTCATCTTTcctaatattcattcatttattttagcgCTCTATCTTGTTTTCATGTCTATTTCTACAACTTCATCTATTTCCCAAGTCATTGATGGTAACGGTTGAATAGGAGTTCATCTAGTCCATCTACGTGTATGTAACTTAGACACCAGCTGGAGGCCCTCCTGCCACAGAAAGTGTAGGTGAAACAGGAAACAGTCTTTCCATCATACTCAACAAAATGCAAGTAGCAGAAAATCCAACTCAACCTGGCTTCAACCACATGAAGGACTTATCGGTTCCTGTCACTGAAGAAGTCTGGAGATTGGATGGACTTTGAGTCGGAGCTTCGTGTCGGGttttgtgccgacagctcggagcccggagcccgcttcggattctgtgtctccctctctctctgcccctccccgctcacactctgcctctctctctctcaaaataaataaacacttaaaaatggtgtAAACAGaaatttaccatatgatccatcaatttcCTAGGTATTCATaactaagagaaaggaaaacctaTGTCCACGTAAAGACTTACACAGAAACATCCATAGAagcgttattcacaatagtcaaacatagaaacaacacaaataccCAGGAagtaataaatggataaacaaagtatGAGATATCCATGAAATGTtgaacaacaaaaaggaataagtCACTcgtacatgctacaacatgggtgaggCTTGGAAACATGCTAAGAaaagaagctagtcacaaaagaccatgtattatatgattccatcCCTATGAAATGTTCGGAAAAGGCAAATCCATTAGGATGGAAAGGAgagtgggcacctggctggttcagttggtagagcatgtgactcttgatctcatgagtTGTGAGTTCAacacccatgttgggtgtggagcctagtagaaggaaagaaagaaagaaagaaagaaagaaagaaagaaagaaagaaaaaggaaaggagataagTCATTGCTTGGGGCCTAAAGTAAAAGTGGGAAagagggggaggctgggtggctcagtcagttaagcagcagactctccctttcagctcggatcatgatctcccagttttgtgagttcaagccccgactcgggctctccactgacagctcagaggctggagccctcttgggattctgtgtgtgtgtgtgtgtatgtgtgtctctctctgtctgtccctccccgactcatgctctgtctctctttccctcaaaataaacaaaaaaaatttttttaattaaaaaaaagaaaagaataaagatgacAATAAATGGCCATGAGGGATCTTACTGGGGTGATGAAACTATCCTAACACTCTATTGTATTGATAGTTGCacaactaaattttaaaaaaaatcactgagttgTACGCTTCAAGCAGTTTATTATATGTTAAAGGGGGAGAAATGAGGAAGTGGTTCAGAAGCTCCCCCTGTGACTCACCGGCCCAAGCTGTGGCTCGGGGAATGGCGTGTCCCGACTGGTCTGGGCCCCGGTTCTGGCAAGGGAAAGCCCATCCCTGGGACCGGGGCTGTGGTCAGCCCCTTAGCACACAGACTGTGGACAAGGATCACTGTCACTACCTAAACAAAAACAGGGTACACGAGGAACGTGGCAATGGAAGATTGGTGGGTCACCAGCAAGGTATCGACGACACCCAGACTGGCTGCTGAACACCGCGGCTCTATCCCTGCATTGTCCCATCCGTTACCCACATTCTGTCTCCAGGCTCTGCCCAGGACAGAAAAGGGAGGCACGGGTCATGAGAAGAACCACTTCTTGAAAATGTGGAGTCTCACTTAGGGTCACTGACCGTCCTGGGGAGTTTGGGTTGGAGTGGTTTCCCGGGATGCAGGAATGAAGGTACCAACATTGAGGAAGTCCCAGGCAAAATGGGAGGGGCTGGTCACCCAATGACCTCACCAGGTAGATAGATAGaagcatgccttttttttttttaaataaagtaactatggttctttttatttttcaagtttatttattttgagagagagggagagagagagagagagagagagaatcccaagcaggatcctcattgtcagtacagagctcagtgccatgaaccacgagaccatgacttgagccgagttcaagagttggacacttagcccgactgagccacccaggcgcgccagaAATACAGAAGCAGTCCTAGTGGATTGGTGAATCCTGGCGTCAGGCTGCTAACGGCACAGAAAGACAACTGGTCATTGTGTGCCTCTCGTGAAAGTGTATTCAACAcctcttttgaaattttctgtttgtttatttatttgcgtaatctccacacccaacatgggctcgaactcatgaccccaagatcaagggtcacatggtctacctactgagccagccaggtgccctgacaaatGCCATAGTTCTTCAACAAATAagttggaaaggggaaaaaacagaggcAGAAGGGAACCTATAAAGGCACTTAATATCAACTAATTGCAATGCACGGGTCTCGTTTGGATGCTGATTTTAACAAATTAGGCAGAaaaatttgaaattgaaatttgaaCCTTAACAGGATATTTGGATATGAACAGGATAAGAAATTGTTGGGGGCACCcgggcggttcagtcggttaagcgtccgacttcggctcaggtcacgatctcactgcttgtgagttcgagccccgcgtcgggctctgtgctgaactttCAGTCCTGCTACGGGACAGGCGCGTTGGCCTCATCTTCTTTCAGAGTAATGGGTTCTTGCATCTGGCCACCCTCAGTTCACGAAGGCCACCAGACGTGTTTTCTTTGGCTGcactgtgtttatttaaaaaaaaattttttttttaacgttttatttatttttgagacagagagagacagagcatgaacgggggaggggcagagagagagggagacacagaatcggaagcaggctccaggctctgagccatcagcccagagcccaacgcggggctcgaactcgtggaccgcgagattgtgacctgagctgaagttggatgcttaaccgactgagccacccaggcgccccaggctgcACTGTGTTTAATACTCTCAGATTAATTGCCAGCATTTAACATTGGGCACATGCGGCTAAAAATCCAGATTCCCAGCATCTTCTGAGAAACAGGAGCTCTGGCAGCGTTGAAGCCACATTCCTGGACCGCGGTGACGGGGAGCGGATGGGGGTGTGCTCTGTCTGGTTCTCCGTGCTCCCCActgctccccactgcctcccaTTTAGCCCTAGGCCTGTGCTGTTTTTCTAATGCTCCTCCTGCTTTATTCGTTTCTATTGCCGCCTTCCTAAGGAttgacacccccaccccaacctctgtCACCCCTCCCCCGGCTTTGGCCCTGGGCTGGAGACCACGGGGTCTCTGTACATTTTTCCTAGGTGGCATTTCAGCGGCTGGCTGAAACAGCCTTTGCACAGTACACACATCTGGATCTGTGTGTGTCTCAGCCTTTTCTGTTCCACCCACACCGTGGCCCCGAGATACTCCGGGCTAGCTTTGCCTACAGAATTCGCTTCTCTGTGGTGCCTTGCCTTTAAGAacttgccccattttacagatggagaagctCCAGGGGACACAAACACGGGGATGTGTGCGAAGAAGAAATGCACTTGAAGCCTAGCGTGGTGTCCGAGCGGTTGCGGGCGTAGAGGGGTGTCCTCCGTGCAACGGAAcatattcagccacaaaaaggaaccGAGTTCTGATACGTGCCACAACACGGATGGTCCTGGAAACATTTTGcgaagtgaaataaaccagttacGAAAGGGCACATTTCGTACGACTCGTGCGAGGTGCGTAGAAGAGGCAaactcagagagacagaaagtcaaATAGAggttaccagaggctgggaggggcgGAGGATGGCATGAGTACAGAGCTTCTGTTCGAGGGgatgaaaaattttggaaatacgGATGATGGTTGCATAATACTGTGAATGTAAGTAATGCCACTGAACCGTTCCCTTAAAAAGGCTTAAAATGGCACATTTgattacttatttatgttttaagcttatttatttatttggggagagagagcgagagagggagagagagtatccccagtaggcttcacgctcagcgtggagcccgacacagggctcgatcgcacaaaccgtgagatcatgcgtggcctgagttgaaatcaagagttggatgcttaaccgactgatcgaTTCACGTGTCTTCTGTAAGCATCGCGCACCTCGTGAGCAAAAATCGCCCACgatgaggaggaaggagaggaggaaggggaagtagGTACCATGtacattttctattgctgctgtaacaaatcaccacaaatttacTGGCTTTAAACAACCAAAtttgggcacccgggtggctcagtcagttaagcatcggactcccgatctcagctcaggtcatgatctcacagttcgtgagttcaagctcccccCAGGGCTCTGTggctcacagcacggagcctgcttgggattctttctctctctctctctgtccgcccCGCCTTGTGTgtgcttgcaccctctctctcaaaacaaataaatgaactttaaaaagagagctttttactaaaaacaaatcaacaaaaaaacagacaaatttctTCTCTTACAACTCTGTAGGTCAGGAATCTAAAACGGGTCACCAGGGCTGTATTCTTTCTAAAGGGTCCGGGGAAGAATCCATTAGCCTTTTTTAGCTTCCGAAGGCTGCCTGAATGCCTTGATCCTGCATCATTCCAACATCTGCTATGGTCATCACCTCTCCCCCCACTCGCGTCCCCCGACCCCCTCTGATGAGGACCCCTGGGATTGAGTTGGGGCCATCTGGATAACGCATGACAAGCTCCCCACCTCAAGATTCTTAGCCCCATCTGCAAActcatctgcaaagtccctccTGCCGTGTAAAGTGAATATACCCGGGTTCTGGCAGATTAGGGTGCAGACGTCTCTGGAGGGTTCTTCTGCAACCTACCGCTCCCTGTGCTCAAATTTCGGTTTATAACCATTTATGCAGAAGGttccaagataaagaaataatctCTTCTGCCTTCCAGTGGCTTCTAATCCTGCTGGGGAGATGGAATATTTCTGTGTCACAGAGAGAGTCCGCAAAGCCCAGGCAGTGCAGTCAGTGCTGCCGTGGCTGGTGGCGGATACGCTGAGGAGATTAAGGCCAATGCAGGGACCCGTTCTTTCTCTCGGTATCTCCTCTGCTCTGAGCTGCAGCTACAGGCCTGTAcgctgtgccccccaccccaagctgggGCCCACCTCCCGGGAACCGCGGGTCTCGTGACCGCTGTCCCCTGGCGGTATGTGAcacagccttccttccttctcatagGAAGAGAAAGGCTAGAAGTTGGGCAAGACTTGGCTTTGGGAAAGGCGGGATGGCATCTCCTAACTAGGTCCGCAGAGTCCTTGGCTTTCTACTTGCATTGATTGCAATGGTCTGAATGTTCGCGTCCCTCCCCAAATCCCCATGGTGAAATCCTGATCCCCAAACGGGACGGTAATAGgcggtggggtctttgggaggtccTTAAGCCTTGAGGGTGAGTCCTTGGGAATGGGATGAGCCCTTTGCAACGAGAGGCTTCAGAGGGCGCCCTTCTTCCGCCACGGGAGAAGATACAAGAAGTCTGCAATCCAGAGAAGGGCCCTCACCTGAACACCTCGCACCCTgctctcagacttccagcttccagagccGTGAGCGACAGATTCCTGCTGTTTACAAGATGCCTGGTCTGTGGTATTTCGTTAGAGCAGCCCACACGGACCGAGACACTGAGGCTTTGTTCGTTTGGACTCCGGGGACAAGGTTCTCAGTGTTCCGCTGACGTAGAGTCCGGAAGGTAAGTTGATGGTAAAACGGGGTGTGGTAAGGGTGAGGGCCTGTCCTCCTCCTCTCGCTTCGCAGAGCCCTGGAGACATTGTATCCCTTAGGAACGGGGCaggacatggggcgcctgggtggttcagtcggttgagtgtccgactcttgatttcggctcaggttgtgatctcacgcttgtgagtctgagccccgagttgggctctgcgccggCAGTCGgaagaggctgcttgggattctctctctccctctcgctacccctcccctgcttgtgctcatgagctctctttctctcaaaataaataaatcaacttaaaaaaaaaaaaagagggacacctgggtggctcagtgggttgagcatttgactcggcccaggtcatgatctcaccgttcgtgagttccagtcctcCATCGGGCTgactgccgtcagcacagagcccgctttagctcccctgttcccctctctctctcaaaaagaaatagaacattaaaaaaaaaaaggaaagagaaaac
This window encodes:
- the LOC125928605 gene encoding 60S ribosomal protein L37-like, which produces MMKGTSSFGKHCNKTHVLCHRPKACHLQKSTCGKCDYSAEQKSAKAQRRKTTRTSRTRHVKIVYRGVRRGFCEGTTPKPKRAAVAASVLLKDFNN